Proteins from a single region of Undibacterium sp. KW1:
- the rpsK gene encoding 30S ribosomal protein S11, with translation MAKAQNNAAAARARKKVKKNVAEGIAHVHASFNNTIITITDRQGNALSWATAGGAGFKGSRKSTPFAAQVAAEAAGKVAVECGIKNLEVRIKGPGPGRESSVRALNNLGIKISLIQDVTPVPHNGCRPPKRRRI, from the coding sequence ATGGCAAAAGCTCAAAATAACGCTGCAGCAGCACGTGCGCGTAAGAAAGTTAAAAAGAACGTTGCAGAAGGTATCGCTCACGTTCACGCTTCTTTCAACAACACCATCATCACGATCACTGATCGTCAAGGCAATGCGTTGTCTTGGGCAACTGCCGGTGGTGCTGGTTTTAAAGGCTCACGTAAATCTACTCCGTTTGCAGCGCAGGTTGCAGCAGAGGCAGCTGGTAAAGTGGCCGTTGAATGCGGTATCAAAAATCTGGAAGTTCGTATCAAAGGCCCAGGCCCAGGTCGCGAATCTTCAGTACGCGCTTTGAACAATCTGGGTATCAAGATCTCCCTGATTCAAGACGTTACTCCAGTCCCACATAACGGCTGCCGCCCTCCAAAGCGTCGTCGTATCTAA
- the secY gene encoding preprotein translocase subunit SecY has protein sequence MATSPQQAKSAASGFPWGRLWFLLAALVVYRIGAHVPVPGIDAKVLEDMFKQNQGGLLGMFNMFSGGAMQRFTVFALGIMPYISASIIMQLMSIVSPQLEALKKEGESGRRKITQFTRYGTVVLALIESYFIAFGLEGQAGLVLDPGMAFRLTTVLSLVTGTMFLMWLGEQITERGLGNGISIIIFAGIAAGLPGGLSNLFELVRTGQMGNFAALVICVVVPAVTFAVVYVERGQRKILVNYAKRQVGNKIYGGQSSHLPLKLNMAGVIPPIFASSIILFPATITSWFTKGAESSTSGFITFLKDLAASMAPGEPIHALLYAIAIIFFCFFYTALVFNSKETADNLKKSGAFVPGIRPGDQTARYIDKILMRLTLAGAIYITLVCLLPEFLIAKWKVPFYFGGTSLLIIVVVTMDFMAQVQNYVMSQQYESLLRKANFKGGIPSR, from the coding sequence TTGGCAACATCTCCACAACAAGCTAAAAGTGCTGCAAGCGGGTTTCCCTGGGGGCGACTCTGGTTCTTGCTGGCGGCACTGGTTGTCTACAGGATTGGTGCACATGTTCCTGTACCGGGTATAGACGCCAAAGTGCTGGAAGACATGTTCAAACAGAACCAGGGTGGTTTGCTGGGTATGTTCAATATGTTCTCTGGTGGCGCGATGCAAAGATTCACTGTATTCGCCCTGGGTATCATGCCGTATATCTCTGCGTCGATCATCATGCAATTGATGTCGATAGTCTCTCCTCAGCTGGAAGCGCTCAAAAAAGAGGGCGAGTCCGGTCGTAGAAAGATTACGCAATTTACACGTTATGGCACTGTGGTTCTGGCCTTAATCGAAAGTTACTTTATTGCATTTGGTCTGGAAGGTCAGGCCGGTCTGGTACTTGATCCTGGCATGGCATTTCGTCTGACGACGGTATTGTCGCTGGTGACAGGCACCATGTTCCTGATGTGGTTAGGTGAGCAAATCACTGAGCGCGGTCTGGGAAATGGTATCTCCATCATCATTTTCGCCGGTATCGCAGCAGGTTTGCCTGGTGGTCTGAGTAATCTGTTTGAGCTGGTACGTACTGGTCAAATGGGTAACTTCGCTGCACTGGTTATCTGTGTTGTTGTACCTGCAGTAACGTTTGCGGTAGTGTATGTCGAGCGTGGTCAGCGCAAGATCCTGGTGAATTATGCAAAACGTCAGGTTGGTAACAAGATTTATGGTGGTCAAAGCAGTCATTTGCCACTGAAGCTGAATATGGCTGGTGTTATTCCTCCTATTTTTGCTTCGTCGATTATCTTGTTCCCGGCGACGATTACCAGCTGGTTTACCAAGGGTGCAGAGTCTTCTACAAGTGGTTTTATCACTTTCCTGAAGGATCTGGCAGCGTCGATGGCGCCTGGTGAACCTATACACGCTTTGTTGTATGCAATAGCGATCATTTTCTTCTGCTTTTTCTATACCGCCTTGGTATTCAATAGCAAGGAAACCGCAGATAACTTGAAGAAGAGTGGTGCTTTTGTTCCCGGGATACGTCCAGGTGATCAGACCGCACGCTATATCGACAAGATATTGATGCGTTTGACGCTGGCAGGTGCGATTTACATTACGCTGGTTTGTCTGTTGCCAGAATTTTTGATTGCGAAGTGGAAAGTACCATTTTATTTTGGCGGAACGTCTCTGCTGATTATCGTGGTGGTGACCATGGACTTTATGGCGCAGGTACAGAACTATGTGATGTCCCAGCAATATGAATCGCTTCTTCGTAAAGCAAATTTCAAGGGCGGGATTCCTTCAAGGTAA
- the rpmJ gene encoding 50S ribosomal protein L36 encodes MKVLASVKRICRNCKIIKRKGVVRVICTEPRHKQRQG; translated from the coding sequence ATGAAAGTTCTCGCATCAGTTAAGCGGATCTGCCGCAACTGCAAAATCATCAAGCGCAAGGGTGTTGTTCGTGTTATTTGCACAGAACCACGCCATAAGCAGCGCCAAGGTTAA
- the infA gene encoding translation initiation factor IF-1, with product MAKDDVIQMQGEILENLPNATFRVKLENGHVVLGHISGKMRMNYIRILPGDKVTVELTPYDLSRARIVFRTK from the coding sequence ATGGCAAAAGACGACGTTATACAGATGCAGGGCGAGATTCTTGAGAATCTTCCGAATGCAACATTTCGAGTTAAGTTGGAAAACGGGCATGTTGTACTTGGCCATATTTCCGGGAAGATGCGGATGAACTATATCCGTATCCTTCCAGGTGATAAGGTGACAGTGGAATTGACGCCTTATGATTTGAGCCGGGCGCGAATAGTGTTCCGTACCAAGTAA
- the rpsM gene encoding 30S ribosomal protein S13, whose protein sequence is MARIAGVNIPNHQHTVIGLTAIYGIGRPRAQKICDATGVLTNKKVKDLDDNELEKLRDEIGKFIVEGDLRRELSMNIKRLMDLGCYRGLRHRKGLPVRGQRTRTNARTRKGPRKAAQSLKK, encoded by the coding sequence ATGGCACGTATCGCAGGGGTTAATATCCCAAATCATCAGCATACCGTAATCGGCTTGACAGCCATCTATGGTATTGGCCGTCCACGCGCACAGAAAATCTGTGACGCAACAGGTGTTTTGACCAATAAAAAGGTTAAAGATCTGGATGACAACGAACTCGAGAAGCTTCGCGACGAAATCGGTAAATTTATCGTCGAAGGCGACTTGCGTCGTGAACTCTCCATGAACATCAAACGTTTGATGGACCTGGGTTGCTACCGTGGCCTGCGTCATCGTAAAGGTTTGCCTGTCCGTGGCCAACGCACACGTACAAATGCGCGTACTCGCAAGGGTCCACGTAAAGCAGCGCAATCTTTGAAGAAATAA